The proteins below are encoded in one region of Pseudomonas ekonensis:
- a CDS encoding NAD(P)H-hydrate dehydratase — protein sequence MPHTKDHLPDALYRAAQVRDIDARLIAAGTPGLELMHRATRATWRALVRRWPAANELTVLAGHGNNAGDGYLVAALAHRAGWHVRVLAVGDPQRLQGDAAQAHGQALAEGVAVQGWNAQSELRGVILDALLGTGLSGEVREPYASAIRGINASGLPVAAVDVPSGLCADTGCVSGVAVRADLCVTFIGLKLGLFTGDAADHVGELAFNDLQAPAETFCDIPVAARRLDAANLPRPAPRAATAHKGRFGHVLLIGGDLGFGGAIVLSTESALRSGAGMVSLATRAEHVSAVLARVPEAMALGASSANQLMGLLEKASVLVAGPGLGQAGWGRSLLSAAANAPLPQVWDADALNQLAAGWVSLPKDCVITPHPGEAARLLGVSTAQVQADRPAAALALSKKYAAVTVLKGAGSLIAHPDGRLAVCHQGHPAMATAGLGDVLAGLLGALMAQGMDSFAAACLAVWLHANAGLQQGKFGRGLAASDLIPAIRQLLEEHAPCLK from the coding sequence ATGCCGCACACGAAAGATCATTTACCCGACGCGCTGTACCGCGCCGCCCAGGTGCGGGACATCGACGCGCGGCTGATCGCTGCCGGCACGCCGGGCCTGGAACTGATGCACCGCGCCACCCGGGCGACCTGGCGCGCGCTGGTGCGCCGCTGGCCGGCGGCGAACGAGCTGACGGTGCTGGCCGGCCACGGCAACAACGCCGGCGACGGTTATCTGGTGGCGGCGCTGGCGCACCGTGCCGGCTGGCATGTGCGGGTGCTGGCCGTCGGCGATCCGCAGCGTTTGCAGGGGGATGCGGCGCAGGCCCATGGCCAGGCCCTGGCCGAAGGGGTTGCCGTGCAGGGCTGGAATGCGCAGAGCGAACTGCGCGGCGTGATCCTCGATGCGCTGCTCGGCACCGGCCTGAGCGGCGAGGTGCGCGAACCGTATGCCTCGGCCATCCGCGGGATCAACGCCAGCGGCCTGCCGGTGGCGGCGGTGGATGTGCCGTCCGGATTGTGCGCCGATACCGGGTGCGTGTCGGGTGTGGCGGTGCGCGCCGACCTCTGCGTGACCTTCATCGGCCTCAAGCTGGGGCTGTTCACCGGCGACGCGGCCGATCATGTCGGTGAACTGGCGTTCAACGATCTGCAGGCGCCGGCCGAAACCTTCTGTGACATTCCCGTTGCCGCCCGTCGTCTCGACGCCGCTAATCTGCCGCGTCCGGCCCCTCGGGCAGCGACGGCGCACAAGGGCCGGTTCGGTCATGTGCTGCTGATCGGCGGCGACCTCGGGTTCGGCGGGGCGATCGTGCTCAGTACCGAAAGCGCGCTGCGCAGCGGTGCGGGCATGGTGTCGCTGGCGACCCGCGCAGAGCATGTGTCGGCGGTACTGGCCCGGGTGCCGGAAGCCATGGCGCTGGGCGCCTCGTCGGCCAATCAGTTGATGGGGCTTTTGGAGAAGGCCTCGGTGCTGGTGGCCGGGCCGGGGCTGGGCCAGGCCGGTTGGGGGCGCAGCCTGCTGTCGGCGGCGGCCAATGCGCCGTTGCCCCAGGTGTGGGACGCCGATGCGTTGAACCAGCTGGCCGCAGGCTGGGTGAGCCTGCCGAAGGATTGCGTGATCACGCCGCATCCGGGGGAGGCGGCACGCCTGCTCGGCGTCAGCACCGCGCAAGTGCAGGCCGACCGGCCGGCGGCGGCCCTGGCACTGAGCAAAAAATACGCAGCGGTGACGGTGCTCAAGGGCGCCGGCAGCCTGATCGCCCACCCTGACGGGAGGTTGGCCGTGTGTCATCAGGGCCACCCCGCGATGGCGACCGCCGGCCTCGGCGATGTGCTGGCCGGGTTGCTCGGCGCGCTGATGGCCCAGGGCATGGACAGTTTCGCGGCCGCCTGCCTGGCGGTCTGGCTGCATGCCAATGCGGGCCTGCAACAAGGTAAATTCGGCCGTGGGCTGGCGGCCAGTGATCTGATTCCAGCCATTCGTCAGTTGTTGGAGGAGCATGCACCGTGTCTGAAGTAA
- the hflX gene encoding ribosome rescue GTPase HflX, producing the protein MFFERHGGGERTILVHLDGQDPEAREDPQEFQELAISAGAETVAFFSVPRHRPTAKTLIGSGKVEELRDLVKAEQVDLVIFNHTLSPSQERNLEREFECRVIDRTGLILDIFAQRARTHEGKLQVELAQLEYMSTRLVRGWTHLERQKGGIGLRGPGETQLETDRRLLRVRLRQIKSRLEKVRSQREQSRRGRKRADIPTVSLVGYTNAGKSTLFNSVTESEVYAADQLFATLDPTLRRLDLEDLGPIVLADTVGFIRHLPHKLVEAFRATLEESSNSDLLLHVIDAHEPDRMEQIEQVMVVLEEIGAQDLPILEVYNKLDLLEGVEPQIQRDADGRPQRVWLSARDGSGLDLLKQAVAELLGDDLFVGTLRLPQRFARLRAQFFELGAVQKEEHDDEGASLLAVRLPRIELNRLVSREGLQPVDFIEQHTLQ; encoded by the coding sequence TTGTTCTTTGAGCGCCACGGTGGTGGTGAACGAACCATTCTCGTTCACTTGGATGGTCAGGACCCTGAGGCGCGCGAAGATCCGCAGGAGTTTCAGGAGTTGGCAATTTCGGCTGGCGCCGAGACCGTCGCGTTTTTCAGCGTGCCGCGTCATCGGCCAACCGCCAAGACCCTGATTGGCAGTGGCAAGGTCGAGGAGTTGCGCGACCTGGTCAAGGCCGAACAGGTCGACCTGGTGATTTTCAATCACACCCTCTCACCCAGTCAGGAACGCAACCTCGAGCGCGAGTTCGAGTGCCGCGTGATCGACCGCACGGGTCTGATCCTCGATATTTTCGCCCAACGCGCCCGCACCCATGAAGGCAAGCTCCAGGTCGAACTGGCCCAGCTTGAGTACATGAGCACGCGGCTGGTGCGCGGCTGGACCCACCTTGAGCGGCAGAAGGGCGGCATCGGCCTGCGCGGCCCGGGCGAGACCCAGCTCGAGACCGACCGGCGCCTGTTGCGGGTACGCCTGCGGCAGATCAAGTCCCGGCTGGAGAAAGTGCGCAGCCAGCGCGAGCAGTCGCGGCGCGGACGCAAGCGTGCGGACATCCCGACGGTGTCGCTGGTGGGTTACACCAACGCCGGCAAATCGACGCTGTTCAACTCGGTGACCGAGTCCGAGGTGTATGCGGCGGACCAACTGTTCGCCACCCTCGACCCGACCCTGCGCCGCCTGGACCTCGAAGACCTGGGGCCCATCGTGCTGGCCGACACCGTGGGCTTCATCCGTCACCTGCCGCACAAACTGGTCGAGGCGTTTCGGGCTACGCTCGAAGAGTCGAGCAACTCCGACCTGCTGCTGCACGTGATCGACGCCCACGAGCCGGACCGGATGGAGCAGATCGAGCAGGTGATGGTGGTGCTCGAGGAGATCGGGGCGCAAGACTTGCCGATCCTGGAGGTATACAACAAACTCGATTTGCTCGAGGGCGTTGAGCCGCAGATCCAGCGCGACGCCGATGGCCGGCCGCAGCGGGTCTGGCTGTCGGCGCGGGACGGCTCCGGCCTGGACCTGCTCAAGCAGGCGGTGGCCGAGCTGCTCGGCGATGACCTGTTCGTCGGCACGCTGCGCTTGCCGCAACGTTTCGCCAGGTTGCGCGCGCAGTTCTTCGAACTGGGCGCGGTGCAGAAAGAAGAACATGACGACGAAGGCGCCAGCCTGCTGGCCGTCCGGTTGCCGCGGATCGAGCTGAACCGGCTGGTGAGCCGCGAAGGATTGCAGCCGGTGGACTTCATCGAGCAACACACTTTGCAATAA
- the miaA gene encoding tRNA (adenosine(37)-N6)-dimethylallyltransferase MiaA, whose product MSQLPPAIFLMGPTAAGKTDLAIELTKVLPCELISVDSALVYRGMDIGTAKPSRELLAEFPHRLIDILDPAEAYSAADFRRDALIAMADITARGKIPLLVGGTMLYYKALVEGLADMPAADPEVRAQIEEEAARLGWQALHEQLAAIDPVSAARIHPNDPQRLSRALEVYRVSGQSMTALRQQQSAQSADAAASGRQQLPYTVANLAIAPANRQVLHERIKQRFTNMLEQGFIDEVVALRNRSDLHAGLPSIRAVGYRQVWDYLDGRLTSAEMQERGIIATRQLAKRQFTWLRSWDGLHWLDSLDCDNLPRALKYLGTISILS is encoded by the coding sequence ATGAGCCAGCTTCCTCCAGCGATATTCCTGATGGGCCCGACCGCTGCGGGCAAGACCGACCTGGCCATCGAGCTGACCAAGGTGCTGCCGTGCGAGCTGATCAGCGTCGACTCGGCGCTGGTCTACCGCGGCATGGACATCGGCACCGCCAAGCCGTCCAGGGAACTGCTGGCCGAGTTTCCGCACCGCCTGATCGACATCCTCGACCCGGCCGAGGCGTATTCGGCGGCGGATTTTCGCCGCGATGCGCTGATCGCCATGGCCGACATCACCGCCCGGGGCAAGATCCCGCTGCTGGTGGGCGGCACCATGCTCTACTACAAGGCGCTGGTCGAAGGCCTGGCCGACATGCCGGCGGCCGATCCCGAAGTGCGTGCGCAGATCGAAGAAGAGGCGGCGCGCCTCGGCTGGCAAGCCCTGCACGAGCAGTTGGCGGCCATCGACCCGGTGTCGGCGGCGCGGATTCACCCGAACGATCCGCAGCGCCTGAGTCGTGCGCTGGAGGTTTACCGGGTCAGCGGTCAGAGCATGACCGCGCTGCGCCAGCAACAATCTGCGCAAAGTGCCGACGCAGCCGCATCGGGGCGGCAACAATTGCCCTATACTGTCGCGAATCTGGCGATCGCTCCGGCAAATCGCCAGGTACTGCACGAGCGCATTAAACAAAGATTCACAAATATGCTGGAACAGGGATTCATCGACGAGGTCGTAGCCCTGCGCAATAGAAGTGACCTGCATGCCGGGTTGCCGTCTATACGTGCGGTGGGTTACCGCCAGGTCTGGGATTATCTGGACGGCAGGCTGACGTCGGCCGAAATGCAGGAGCGGGGCATCATCGCCACGCGCCAATTGGCCAAACGCCAGTTCACCTGGCTGCGCAGCTGGGATGGTTTGCATTGGCTTGACAGTCTGGATTGCGACAATCTGCCACGCGCCTTGAAATACCTTGGGACGATCTCCATATTGAGCTGA
- the tsaE gene encoding tRNA (adenosine(37)-N6)-threonylcarbamoyltransferase complex ATPase subunit type 1 TsaE, which yields MSEVTLYLADEQAMTDFGARIARTTGGHGLIFLVGDLGMGKTTLSRGLIRGLGHQGAVKSPTFTLVEPYEIGDIRAFHFDLYRLVDPEELEFLGIRDYFEDDALCLIEWPDKGAGFLPKPDLTITISPQDSGRSLTILSQGSRGEAWCAALALESK from the coding sequence GTGTCTGAAGTAACCCTGTACCTGGCCGATGAACAGGCCATGACCGACTTTGGCGCACGGATCGCCCGCACCACCGGGGGGCATGGCCTGATTTTCCTGGTGGGGGACCTGGGCATGGGCAAGACTACCCTGTCCCGCGGCCTGATCCGCGGCCTGGGCCACCAGGGCGCGGTGAAGAGCCCGACCTTCACGCTGGTCGAGCCCTATGAGATCGGCGACATCCGCGCCTTCCACTTCGACCTGTACCGGCTGGTCGACCCGGAGGAGCTGGAATTCCTCGGCATCCGCGACTACTTCGAAGACGATGCCCTGTGCCTGATCGAGTGGCCCGACAAAGGTGCAGGCTTTTTGCCAAAGCCTGACCTGACCATTACCATTAGCCCGCAAGACAGCGGGCGTTCGCTGACCATTTTGTCCCAGGGCTCGCGCGGCGAGGCCTGGTGTGCCGCTTTGGCGTTGGAATCCAAATAA
- the hflK gene encoding FtsH protease activity modulator HflK — MAWNEPGGNSNNQDPWGGKRRNNGDRKGPPDLDEAFRKLQESLNGLFGGGKKRGDDGGGPGKGGGFGGLLGIGLVVLAAVWLYSAVYVVDEQEQAVVLRFGKYYETVGPGLNIYFPPIDKKYMENVTRERAYTKQGQMLTEDENIVEVPLTVQYKISNLQDFVLNVDQPEISLQHATDSALRHVVGSTAMDQVLTEGRELMASEIKERLQRFLDTYRTGITVTQVNVQSAAAPREVQEAFDDVIRAREDEQRSRNQAETYANGVVPEARGQAQRIIEDANGYRDETISRAKGEADRFTKLVAEYRKAPEVTRQRLYLDTMQEVFSSTSKVLVTGNKNGQSNLLYLPLDKMVESGRNTSAPVSGGAAATSNEANVRAAADLQQQQARTRESR; from the coding sequence ATGGCTTGGAATGAGCCGGGTGGCAACTCGAACAATCAGGATCCTTGGGGTGGCAAGCGTCGCAACAATGGCGACCGCAAGGGCCCGCCGGATCTCGACGAGGCCTTCCGCAAGCTGCAGGAAAGCCTTAACGGGTTGTTCGGTGGTGGCAAGAAACGGGGTGACGACGGGGGCGGACCGGGCAAGGGCGGCGGCTTTGGCGGCCTGCTCGGCATCGGTCTGGTCGTGCTCGCGGCCGTGTGGCTGTACAGCGCGGTGTACGTGGTGGACGAGCAGGAGCAGGCCGTGGTGCTGCGCTTCGGCAAGTACTACGAGACCGTCGGCCCGGGCCTGAACATCTATTTCCCGCCGATCGACAAGAAGTACATGGAAAACGTCACGCGGGAGCGTGCGTACACCAAGCAGGGCCAGATGCTGACCGAAGACGAGAACATCGTCGAAGTGCCGCTGACCGTGCAGTACAAGATCAGCAACCTGCAGGACTTCGTGCTGAACGTCGACCAGCCGGAAATCAGCCTGCAGCATGCGACCGACAGCGCCCTGCGCCACGTGGTGGGTTCCACCGCCATGGACCAGGTGCTGACCGAAGGCCGTGAGCTGATGGCCAGCGAGATCAAGGAACGCCTGCAACGCTTCCTCGACACCTACCGCACCGGCATCACCGTCACCCAGGTCAACGTGCAGAGCGCCGCGGCGCCGCGTGAGGTCCAGGAAGCCTTCGACGACGTGATCCGTGCCCGCGAAGACGAGCAGCGTTCGCGCAACCAGGCCGAGACCTACGCCAACGGCGTGGTGCCGGAAGCCCGTGGCCAGGCCCAGCGCATCATCGAGGACGCCAACGGCTACCGCGACGAGACGATCTCCCGCGCCAAGGGTGAGGCCGACCGCTTCACCAAGCTGGTCGCCGAGTACCGCAAGGCACCTGAAGTCACCCGTCAGCGCCTGTACCTGGACACCATGCAGGAAGTCTTCAGCAGCACCAGCAAGGTGCTCGTGACCGGCAACAAGAACGGCCAGAGCAACCTGCTTTACCTGCCGCTGGACAAGATGGTCGAAAGTGGCCGCAACACCAGCGCTCCGGTGAGCGGCGGTGCGGCAGCCACCAGCAATGAAGCCAATGTGCGTGCCGCAGCGGATCTGCAGCAACAGCAGGCACGTACCCGGGAGAGTCGCTGA
- a CDS encoding trimeric intracellular cation channel family protein — MLLMLYLIAITAEAMTGALSAGRRGMDWFGVVLIACVTALGGGSVRDVLLGHYPLTWVKHPEYLVLTSAAAMLTVFTARWMRHLRSLFLVLDAVGLVAFTLIGCMTALEMGHGMLVASVSGVITGVFGGILRDIFCNDIPLIFRRELYASVSFAAAWCYMLCLFLNVPSEQAILITLFGGFLLRLLAIRFHWEMPKFVYNDEH; from the coding sequence ATGCTGCTGATGCTCTACCTGATCGCCATCACCGCCGAAGCCATGACCGGCGCCCTGTCCGCCGGCCGACGCGGCATGGACTGGTTCGGCGTGGTGCTGATCGCCTGCGTCACGGCGCTCGGCGGCGGTTCGGTGCGCGACGTGCTGCTGGGGCACTATCCGCTGACCTGGGTGAAGCATCCCGAATACCTGGTGCTGACCTCGGCCGCCGCGATGCTCACCGTGTTCACCGCACGCTGGATGCGCCACCTGCGCTCACTGTTCCTGGTGCTCGACGCCGTCGGCCTGGTGGCGTTCACCCTGATCGGCTGCATGACCGCCCTGGAAATGGGCCACGGCATGCTGGTGGCTTCGGTCAGCGGCGTGATCACCGGGGTGTTCGGCGGCATCCTGCGGGACATCTTCTGCAACGACATCCCGCTGATCTTCCGGCGCGAACTGTACGCCAGCGTCTCGTTCGCCGCCGCGTGGTGCTACATGCTCTGCCTGTTCCTGAACGTACCGAGCGAACAGGCGATCCTGATCACCCTGTTCGGCGGTTTCCTGCTGCGGCTGCTGGCCATTCGTTTTCACTGGGAAATGCCGAAGTTCGTCTACAACGACGAGCATTGA
- a CDS encoding N-acetylmuramoyl-L-alanine amidase — MLMAVTVSAVADTKVNSVRLWRAPDNTRLVFDLSGPVQHSVFTLTAPDRLVIDINGATLGAPLNVQTANTPITAMRSAQRTPTDLRVVIDLKKAVTPKSFSLAPNAQYGNRLVVDLFDNPADAAPPPAPTPSVATVPAVPVTPAEPAIKLPPAPAGKRDIIVVIDAGHGGEDPGASGSRGQREKDVVLQIARELQRQVNGMKGFRAELTRTGDYFIPLRGRTEIARKKGADLFVSIHADAAPSAAAFGASVFALSDRGATSETARWLADSENRSDLIGGAGNVSLDDKDRMLAGVLLDLSMTASLTSSLNVGQKVLSNIGRVTPLHKQRVEQAGFMVLKSPDIPSILVETGFISNANEASKLAASSHQQALARSISSGVRQFFQQNPPPGTYIAWLRDSGKIAQGPRDHRVSPGETLAMIAVRYQVSPATLRSANNLSSDELKVGQHLTIPGTELASKE; from the coding sequence ATGTTGATGGCAGTGACCGTCAGCGCTGTGGCCGACACAAAGGTCAACAGCGTGCGCCTGTGGCGGGCGCCGGACAACACGCGGCTGGTGTTCGACCTGAGCGGCCCGGTGCAGCACAGCGTATTCACCCTGACCGCGCCGGATCGGCTGGTGATCGACATCAACGGCGCCACCCTCGGCGCGCCGCTGAACGTGCAGACCGCCAACACGCCGATCACCGCCATGCGTTCGGCCCAGCGCACGCCGACCGACCTGCGGGTGGTCATCGACCTGAAGAAGGCCGTCACCCCGAAAAGCTTCTCCCTGGCGCCGAATGCGCAGTACGGCAACCGTCTGGTGGTCGACCTGTTCGACAACCCGGCCGACGCCGCGCCGCCGCCTGCGCCGACGCCGTCGGTGGCCACCGTGCCGGCCGTGCCGGTGACCCCGGCGGAACCGGCGATCAAGCTGCCGCCGGCCCCGGCCGGCAAGCGCGACATCATCGTGGTGATCGACGCCGGCCACGGCGGCGAAGACCCCGGCGCCTCGGGCTCGCGCGGCCAGCGTGAAAAAGACGTGGTGCTGCAGATCGCCCGCGAGCTGCAGCGTCAGGTCAACGGCATGAAAGGCTTCCGCGCCGAGCTGACCCGCACCGGCGACTACTTCATCCCGCTGCGCGGCCGCACCGAGATCGCCCGCAAGAAGGGCGCCGACCTGTTCGTCTCGATCCACGCCGACGCCGCGCCTTCGGCCGCCGCGTTCGGCGCGTCGGTGTTCGCCTTGTCCGACCGTGGCGCCACCTCGGAGACCGCCCGTTGGCTGGCCGACAGCGAAAACCGTTCCGACCTGATCGGCGGCGCCGGCAACGTCAGCCTCGACGACAAGGACCGGATGCTCGCCGGCGTGCTGCTCGACCTGTCGATGACCGCTTCGCTGACCTCCAGCCTCAACGTCGGCCAGAAGGTGTTGAGCAACATCGGCCGCGTCACGCCGCTGCACAAGCAGCGGGTGGAACAGGCCGGGTTCATGGTGCTGAAGTCGCCGGACATCCCGTCGATCCTGGTCGAGACCGGCTTCATCTCCAACGCCAACGAGGCCTCCAAGCTGGCGGCGTCGAGCCACCAGCAGGCGCTGGCGCGGTCAATCAGCAGCGGTGTGCGCCAGTTCTTCCAGCAGAACCCGCCGCCGGGCACCTACATCGCCTGGCTGCGTGACTCGGGCAAGATCGCCCAAGGGCCGCGCGACCACCGGGTGAGCCCGGGCGAAACCCTGGCGATGATCGCCGTGCGCTACCAGGTGTCGCCGGCCACGCTGCGCAGCGCCAACAACCTGAGCAGCGATGAGCTCAAGGTCGGTCAGCACCTGACCATTCCCGGCACTGAACTGGCGTCCAAGGAATGA
- the queG gene encoding tRNA epoxyqueuosine(34) reductase QueG, whose amino-acid sequence MSAITTDLPALAQSIKDWGRELGFQQVGISGLDLAEHEGHLQRWLAAGYHGEMDYMGAHGSKRSHPEELVPGTLRVVSLRMDYLPGDTHMAQRLAQPEKAYISRYALGRDYHKLIRKRVQQLADRIQAQIGPFGFRAFVDSAPVLEKAIAEQAGLGWIGKNTLVLNRKAGSYFFLSELFVDLPLPVDPPHATEHCGRCSACLDVCPTNAFVGPYVLDARRCISYLTIELKNAIPEDLRPLIGNRVFGCDDCQIVCPWNRFARASGESDFKPRHNLDNAELAELFLWDEDTFLSSTEGSPLRRAGYERWLRNLAVGLGNAPSSIPVLEALKARRDHPSELVREHVEWALKRHGVA is encoded by the coding sequence ATGTCCGCCATCACCACAGACCTCCCCGCCCTGGCCCAATCCATCAAGGACTGGGGCCGCGAGCTGGGCTTCCAGCAAGTCGGCATCAGCGGTCTGGACCTGGCTGAGCATGAGGGACACCTGCAGCGCTGGCTCGCGGCCGGCTACCACGGCGAAATGGACTACATGGGCGCCCACGGCAGCAAGCGCTCGCACCCCGAAGAGCTAGTGCCGGGCACGCTGCGCGTGGTCTCCCTGCGCATGGACTACCTGCCGGGCGACACGCACATGGCGCAGAGGCTCGCCCAACCGGAAAAGGCCTACATTTCCCGCTACGCCCTGGGCCGCGACTACCACAAGCTGATCCGCAAGCGCGTGCAGCAGCTGGCGGACCGGATCCAGGCACAGATCGGCCCGTTCGGCTTCCGCGCCTTCGTCGACAGCGCCCCGGTGCTGGAGAAGGCCATCGCCGAACAGGCCGGCCTGGGATGGATCGGCAAGAACACCCTGGTCCTGAACCGCAAGGCCGGCAGTTACTTCTTCCTCAGCGAACTGTTCGTCGACCTGCCGCTGCCGGTCGACCCGCCCCACGCCACCGAACACTGCGGCCGGTGCAGCGCCTGCCTGGACGTCTGCCCGACCAACGCCTTCGTCGGCCCCTATGTGCTGGACGCCCGGCGCTGCATTTCCTACCTGACCATCGAGCTTAAGAACGCCATCCCCGAAGACCTGCGGCCGCTGATCGGCAACCGGGTGTTCGGCTGCGACGACTGCCAGATCGTCTGCCCGTGGAACCGCTTCGCCCGCGCGTCCGGGGAAAGCGACTTCAAGCCACGGCACAACCTGGACAACGCCGAACTGGCCGAACTGTTCCTGTGGGACGAAGACACCTTCCTCAGCAGCACCGAAGGCTCACCGCTGCGCCGCGCCGGCTACGAGCGCTGGCTGCGCAACCTGGCGGTGGGTCTGGGCAACGCGCCGTCGAGCATTCCGGTGCTGGAGGCGCTGAAGGCACGCCGCGACCATCCGTCGGAACTGGTGCGCGAGCATGTCGAGTGGGCCTTGAAGCGGCACGGTGTCGCGTAG
- the hfq gene encoding RNA chaperone Hfq, with protein sequence MSKGHSLQDPYLNTLRKEKVGVSIYLVNGIKLQGTIESFDQFVILLKNTVSQMVYKHAISTVVPVRPIRLPSATESDAGDAEPGNA encoded by the coding sequence ATGTCAAAAGGGCATTCGCTACAAGACCCTTACCTGAATACTTTACGTAAAGAGAAAGTGGGGGTTTCCATCTACCTGGTCAACGGCATCAAGCTGCAAGGTACGATCGAGTCGTTCGACCAGTTCGTCATCCTGCTGAAGAACACCGTCAGCCAGATGGTCTACAAACACGCTATCTCTACCGTCGTGCCGGTTCGTCCAATTCGTCTGCCAAGCGCAACCGAATCCGATGCAGGTGACGCAGAGCCTGGTAACGCCTGA
- the mutL gene encoding DNA mismatch repair endonuclease MutL — protein sequence MNQVLSSARIELLSPRLANQIAAGEVVERPASVIKELLENSLDSGARRIDVDVEQGGVKLLRVRDDGSGISADDLPLALARHATSKIRNLEDLEQVMSLGFRGEALASISSVARLTLTSRTRDADQAWQVETEGRDMAPRVQPAAHPVGTSVEVRDLFFNTPARRKFLKTEKTEFDHLQEVIKRLALARFDVAFHLRHNGKTILSLHEAHDEAARARRVAAICGSGFLEQALPIEIERNGLRLWGWVGLPTFNRSQADLQYFFVNGRAVRDKLVAHAVRQAYRDVLFNGRHPTFALFFEVDPAAVDVNVHPTKHEVRFRDGRMVHDFLYGTLHRALGDVRPEDQVAAPVASSGFVRPTGLEAGEFGPQGEMRLAANTLLEQPQGQPSFNAPAGGGSGAGYQYQYTPRPQSAVPAAEAQAAYREFFAPLPEAATPASGNALPSGQGDIPPLGYALAQLKGIYILSENAQGLVLVDMHAAHERIMYERLKIAMASEGLSGQPLLVPESLAVSQREADCAEEHAAWFQRLGFELQRLGPETLAIRQIPALLKQAEANRLVGDVLADLMEYGTSDRIQAHLNELLGTMACHGAVRANRRLALPEMNGLLRDMENTERSGQCNHGRPTWTQLGLDDLDKLFLRGR from the coding sequence ATGAATCAGGTGTTGAGTTCGGCCCGTATTGAACTGCTCAGCCCCCGGCTGGCGAACCAGATCGCCGCCGGCGAGGTGGTCGAGCGCCCGGCGTCGGTGATCAAGGAGCTGCTGGAGAACAGCCTCGACTCCGGCGCCCGGCGCATCGACGTCGACGTCGAGCAGGGCGGCGTCAAGCTGCTGCGGGTGCGCGACGACGGCAGCGGCATTTCCGCCGACGACCTGCCGTTGGCGCTGGCCCGGCACGCCACCAGCAAGATCCGCAACCTCGAAGACCTCGAGCAGGTGATGAGCCTGGGCTTCCGGGGCGAGGCGCTGGCGTCGATCAGCTCCGTGGCGCGCCTGACCCTGACCTCGCGCACCCGTGACGCCGACCAGGCCTGGCAGGTCGAGACCGAAGGCCGCGACATGGCGCCCCGGGTGCAGCCGGCGGCGCATCCGGTGGGCACCTCGGTGGAGGTGCGCGACCTGTTTTTCAACACGCCGGCGCGGCGCAAGTTCCTCAAGACCGAAAAGACCGAGTTCGATCACCTGCAAGAAGTGATCAAACGCCTGGCGCTGGCCCGCTTCGACGTGGCTTTCCATCTGCGCCACAACGGCAAGACCATCCTCAGCCTGCACGAGGCCCACGATGAAGCGGCCCGCGCCCGGCGCGTGGCGGCGATCTGCGGCTCGGGCTTCCTGGAGCAGGCGCTGCCGATCGAGATCGAGCGCAACGGCCTGCGCCTGTGGGGCTGGGTCGGCCTGCCGACGTTCAACCGCAGCCAGGCGGACCTGCAGTACTTCTTCGTGAACGGCCGTGCGGTGCGCGACAAACTGGTGGCCCACGCGGTGCGCCAGGCCTACCGCGACGTGCTGTTCAACGGCCGTCATCCGACCTTCGCGCTGTTCTTCGAGGTCGATCCGGCGGCGGTGGACGTCAACGTGCACCCGACCAAGCACGAAGTGCGCTTCCGTGACGGGCGCATGGTGCACGACTTCCTTTACGGCACCCTGCACCGGGCGCTGGGCGATGTGCGTCCTGAGGATCAGGTGGCGGCGCCGGTCGCCTCCAGCGGTTTCGTCCGCCCGACCGGCCTCGAGGCCGGCGAGTTCGGCCCCCAGGGCGAAATGCGCCTGGCGGCCAACACCCTGCTGGAGCAGCCGCAAGGGCAGCCGTCGTTCAACGCGCCGGCCGGCGGCGGCAGCGGTGCGGGCTACCAGTACCAGTACACGCCGCGTCCGCAGTCCGCCGTGCCGGCCGCCGAGGCCCAGGCCGCCTACCGCGAGTTCTTCGCGCCGCTGCCGGAAGCCGCAACCCCGGCCAGCGGCAATGCGCTGCCGAGCGGCCAGGGCGACATCCCGCCGCTGGGCTACGCGCTGGCGCAGCTCAAGGGCATCTACATCCTGTCCGAGAACGCCCAGGGGCTGGTGCTGGTGGACATGCACGCCGCCCATGAGCGGATCATGTACGAACGCCTGAAGATCGCCATGGCCAGCGAAGGCCTGAGCGGCCAGCCGCTGCTGGTGCCGGAGTCGCTGGCGGTGAGCCAGCGCGAGGCCGACTGCGCCGAAGAGCACGCGGCTTGGTTCCAGCGCCTGGGCTTCGAGCTGCAGCGCCTGGGCCCGGAGACCCTGGCTATCCGACAGATCCCGGCGCTGCTCAAGCAGGCCGAGGCCAACCGGCTGGTCGGCGACGTGCTGGCGGATCTGATGGAGTACGGCACCAGCGACCGGATCCAGGCGCACCTGAACGAACTGCTGGGCACCATGGCCTGCCACGGCGCGGTCCGCGCCAACCGGCGCCTGGCCCTGCCGGAAATGAACGGCCTGCTGCGCGACATGGAAAACACCGAGCGCAGCGGTCAATGCAACCATGGCCGGCCGACCTGGACCCAACTGGGCCTGGACGACCTGGACAAACTGTTTTTGCGCGGTCGTTGA